The Clostridium botulinum BKT015925 genome includes the window GGTACATTTATTATTCTTTTTAAACTTATATCATCCTGAAGATTATTTATAAATTTTAAGTATGCTGTTATATCCTTTATTTCTTTTCTATCATAGAACTTTAATCCTCCAATAATTCTATAAGGAATATCTCTTTTCATAAATACATCTTCAAACATTCTTGATTGAGCATTTGTCCTATATAAAATAGCAAAATCCTTAAAATTTCTATCTTCTTTTTTAATAAGTCTTTTAATTTCATTTGCCGTAAAAATTCCTTCATCTATATCTGAATAAGCTCTATAAATTTTTATTTTTTCTCCATCTGAATTTTGTGTTCTAAGAACTTTATTTTTCCTTTGAGAATTATGCTTTATAACAGTATTTGCAGCATTTAATATATTAGCCTTTGATCTGTAGTTTTCCTCCAATTTTATTACTGTTGCTTCTGGATAATCTACTTCAAAATCTAAAATATTTTTAATATCTGCTCCTCTCCATTGATATATACATTGGTCATCATCACCAACTACAAATATATTTCTATGAGCAGATGCTAACATTTTTACAAGTTGATATTGAGTTTTATTTGTATCTTGATACTCATCTACCATTATGTACTTAAATTTATTTTGATAAAATTCTAATACATCAGGATTTTTTTTAAATAACTCAACAGTCTTAAAAATCAAATCATCAAAATCTAATGCGTTACTATTTTTTAATTTTTTCTGATATAAAAGATAAACATCAGCTATTTTATTTTTTCTAAAATCTCTTTCATTACGTTTTTTATATTCTTCTGCTGTAATTAAGTTATCTTTTTGCTTACCTATTTTAGATATTATTTCTTTTTCATTTATATCTTTATCATTTATATTAAGTTCTTTCATGCACTGTTTTATTAAATTCTTTTGATCTGAACTATCATAAATTGCAAAGTTTTTACTATATCCTAATTTGTCTATTTCTCTTCTTAAAATCCTTACACAACAAGAGTGAAATGTTGATACCCACATACTATCTATACTGTTTGATACTAATTTTTTAATTCTGTCTTTCATTTCTCCTGCAGCTTTATTTGTAAAAGTTATAGCTAATATATTATATTGAGGAATCCCTAAATCCTCTATCATATGAGCTATTCTATAAGTTAAAACTCTTGTTTTACCCGATCCTGCTCCAGCTAATACAAGAACCGGTCCCTCTATCGCTGTAGCTGCTTTATACTGTTCTTCATTTAACAGTGATTTTAAATCCATACAACCCCTCCTCTTTAACTTTGTTATGTATTATTCCCACTTTATTCTTTCTAATACCACATTATATCCATCACTACCATAATTTAAACACCTGTTAACTCTACTTATAGTAGCTGTACTCGCACCTGTTTCTTTTGCTATTTCCGTATATGTTTTCTTTTGTTTTAGCATTTTAGCTACTTGTAATCTTTGTTCTATAGATTTTAGTTCATTTATTGTAAATATATCTTCAAAAAATCTATAGCACTCTTCTTGATCTTTTAATGATAAAATTGCTTTACACAAATAATCCATTTGTGCACATTGCAACTTGGATTTATATTCATACATAGAAATTC containing:
- a CDS encoding YerC/YecD family TrpR-related protein — its product is MYEYKSKLQCAQMDYLCKAILSLKDQEECYRFFEDIFTINELKSIEQRLQVAKMLKQKKTYTEIAKETGASTATISRVNRCLNYGSDGYNVVLERIKWE
- the pcrA gene encoding DNA helicase PcrA — its product is MDLKSLLNEEQYKAATAIEGPVLVLAGAGSGKTRVLTYRIAHMIEDLGIPQYNILAITFTNKAAGEMKDRIKKLVSNSIDSMWVSTFHSCCVRILRREIDKLGYSKNFAIYDSSDQKNLIKQCMKELNINDKDINEKEIISKIGKQKDNLITAEEYKKRNERDFRKNKIADVYLLYQKKLKNSNALDFDDLIFKTVELFKKNPDVLEFYQNKFKYIMVDEYQDTNKTQYQLVKMLASAHRNIFVVGDDDQCIYQWRGADIKNILDFEVDYPEATVIKLEENYRSKANILNAANTVIKHNSQRKNKVLRTQNSDGEKIKIYRAYSDIDEGIFTANEIKRLIKKEDRNFKDFAILYRTNAQSRMFEDVFMKRDIPYRIIGGLKFYDRKEIKDITAYLKFINNLQDDISLKRIINVPKRAIGAATVSKIQEFANYMDECMYSVLLDVENIPGLSKRTISSINKFTSLINGFTRTKDKVSVSNLIQEILESTGYMKELKDSNEIEDISRIENIKELVSAAVEFENTSEDKSLSAFLEKITLVSDVDNYDEDTDTTVMMTLHSAKGLEFPVVFMVGMENGIFPGAQSLENFSEMEESRRLCYVGITRAKEQLYMTSASTRKVFGRTVAYSESDFINEISPSLKELVKEERISKGSVNSSNRRFNDSFNSSNLSSHAISSFGVKKAERTINTILSSSYSSSTSDTESAKNDVNLDEITMGRKVKHEKFGIGTIVSANKTNNDVKVTIAFDNMGVKQLMFNMAPIKLI